The Xanthomonas sp. DAR 34887 genome has a segment encoding these proteins:
- a CDS encoding FAD-dependent oxidoreductase — translation MPDLSLSASPRSITLIGAGLAGSLLAILLSRQGWRVTVYERRGDPRIQDYERGRSINLALAERGLHALRHAGADAAVMAKAVMMRGRMVHFADGRQQLQRYGRDDSEVIWSVHRNDLNITLLQLAEQAGAQIHFYRRLHTVDFDAGYARFIDDRDDQPHDIRFDSMIGADGAGSALRAAMQRKSPMAEHTEFLDHSYKELEIPPNADGSFRIEANALHIWPRGHYMCIALPNDEGTFTVTLFLPNQGEPSFATTRSGAEALALFERDFADALPLMPQLAEHWEQHPPGLLGTLRLERWHLDGRAVLLGDAAHAMVPFHGQGMNCAFEDCVALAAHLQREPDLGRAYAAFEAERKPNASAIQQMALENYIEMRDRVGDAGFLLQRELEQALQTRYPTRFVPHYTMVTFLRTPYALALERSEIQRQILVQATQGHSDLSRIDWARLERIVHARLAPLDGAH, via the coding sequence ATGCCGGACCTTTCCTTGAGCGCCTCCCCCCGCAGCATCACCCTGATCGGCGCCGGCCTGGCCGGTTCCCTGCTCGCCATCCTGCTCTCGCGCCAGGGCTGGCGCGTCACCGTCTACGAGCGCCGCGGCGACCCGCGCATCCAGGACTACGAGCGCGGCCGCTCGATCAACCTGGCGCTGGCCGAGCGCGGCCTGCACGCGCTGCGCCACGCCGGCGCCGACGCCGCGGTGATGGCCAAGGCGGTGATGATGCGCGGGCGCATGGTCCACTTCGCCGACGGCCGCCAGCAGCTGCAGCGCTATGGCCGCGACGACAGCGAGGTGATCTGGTCGGTGCACCGCAACGACCTCAACATCACCCTGCTGCAGCTGGCCGAGCAGGCCGGCGCGCAGATCCACTTCTACCGGCGCCTGCACACGGTGGACTTCGACGCCGGCTATGCGCGCTTCATCGACGACCGCGACGACCAGCCGCACGACATCCGCTTCGACAGCATGATCGGCGCCGACGGCGCCGGCTCGGCGCTGCGCGCGGCGATGCAGCGCAAGTCGCCGATGGCCGAGCACACCGAATTCTTGGACCACTCGTACAAGGAGTTGGAGATCCCGCCCAACGCCGACGGTAGCTTCCGTATCGAAGCCAACGCGCTGCACATCTGGCCGCGCGGCCACTACATGTGCATCGCGCTGCCCAACGACGAAGGCACCTTCACCGTCACCCTGTTTCTGCCGAACCAGGGCGAGCCCAGCTTCGCTACCACCCGCAGCGGCGCGGAAGCCCTGGCCTTGTTCGAGCGCGACTTCGCCGATGCGCTGCCGCTGATGCCGCAACTGGCCGAACACTGGGAACAGCACCCGCCGGGCCTGCTCGGCACGCTGCGCCTGGAACGCTGGCATCTGGACGGGCGCGCGGTGCTGCTCGGCGATGCCGCGCACGCGATGGTGCCGTTCCATGGCCAGGGCATGAACTGCGCGTTCGAGGATTGCGTGGCGCTGGCCGCGCACCTGCAGCGCGAACCGGACCTGGGCCGCGCCTATGCCGCATTCGAAGCCGAGCGCAAACCCAATGCCAGCGCGATCCAGCAGATGGCGCTGGAGAACTACATCGAGATGCGCGACCGCGTCGGCGATGCCGGCTTCCTGCTGCAGCGCGAGCTGGAGCAGGCGCTGCAGACCCGCTACCCGACGCGCTTCGTGCCGCACTACACGATGGTCACCTTCCTGCGCACGCCGTACGCGCTGGCATTGGAGCGCAGCGAGATCCAGCGCCAGATCCTGGTGCAGGCCACGCAGGGCCACAGCGACCTGTCGCGGATCGACTGGGCCCGGCTGGAGCGGATCGTGCACGCGCGGCTGGCGCCGCTGGACGGCGCGCATTGA
- a CDS encoding IS110 family transposase encodes MSPVVGIDVAKRSFDLAIDLANGKYRTKAKLPNDPKGFQALRTWLQTHAQADSWIVMEATGPYHEALAEFVYALGYRVCVLNPAQMALYAPSQLTRVKTDHSDAKLIASYGLRHASQLRPWQPDPPALKHLKALVRRREDLLQMLQMERNRLDVAASVVRHSLLEHIAQLQMRIAQIERAIDDQIDQDPTLRGQRELLVSIDGIAETSAALLLAELGNVERFSHASAVTAFAGLNPRLQESGKRQGQVCISRTGSPRLRAGLFLPALVAMTHNPVVRALKHRLRERGKANKQIICAAMRKLLHIAYGVLKSRTPFDPQKALAW; translated from the coding sequence ATGTCCCCAGTCGTCGGTATCGACGTCGCCAAACGCAGTTTCGACCTGGCCATCGACCTGGCCAACGGCAAGTACCGCACCAAGGCCAAGCTTCCCAACGATCCGAAGGGATTCCAGGCCCTGCGGACGTGGTTGCAGACCCATGCGCAGGCAGACAGCTGGATCGTGATGGAAGCCACCGGCCCCTACCACGAGGCCCTGGCCGAGTTCGTGTACGCATTGGGCTACCGCGTGTGCGTCCTCAACCCGGCGCAGATGGCGCTGTATGCACCCAGCCAGCTGACCCGGGTCAAGACCGACCACAGCGATGCCAAGCTGATCGCCAGCTACGGCCTGCGCCATGCGTCGCAGTTGCGGCCTTGGCAGCCCGATCCGCCGGCGCTCAAGCATCTCAAGGCGCTGGTGCGCCGGCGCGAGGACCTGCTGCAGATGCTGCAGATGGAGCGCAACCGCCTGGACGTTGCCGCGTCGGTGGTACGCCACTCGCTCCTGGAGCACATCGCCCAGCTGCAGATGCGCATCGCGCAGATCGAACGGGCCATTGACGACCAGATCGACCAAGATCCCACCCTGCGCGGGCAGCGCGAGCTGCTGGTCAGCATCGACGGCATCGCCGAGACGAGTGCGGCGCTGTTGCTGGCCGAGCTCGGCAACGTGGAGCGCTTCTCACACGCCTCGGCGGTGACCGCCTTTGCTGGGCTCAATCCACGGCTACAGGAGTCCGGCAAGCGCCAGGGCCAGGTCTGCATCTCCCGTACCGGCTCCCCACGCCTGCGCGCCGGCCTGTTCCTGCCGGCCTTGGTCGCCATGACCCACAACCCGGTCGTGCGGGCACTGAAACACCGTCTGCGCGAGCGTGGCAAAGCCAACAAGCAGATCATCTGCGCCGCCATGCGCAAGTTGCTGCACATCGCCTACGGCGTGCTCAAATCGCGCACGCCCTTCGACCCTCAAAAGGCCCTTGCCTGGTAG
- a CDS encoding DUF2461 domain-containing protein, producing MTSYFSDASFKFLRALARHNDKAWFNDNRHKYEEHVRQPFLRLITDLQPDLAQVSEHFRADPRGVGGSLFRIHRDARFSHDKSPYKTWQGARLFHERRKQVPAPSFYIHLQPGESFVGAGLWHPEPDTQRKVRQFIFDNPGSWKAAAHAPKLRRRFDFEATEVLVRPPRGFPAEFEFIDDLKHKNWVFWRQLDDATMTGPKLRALVAADLQTLAPFVDYLCAALDLEF from the coding sequence ATGACCTCCTATTTCAGCGACGCCAGCTTCAAGTTCCTGCGTGCCCTGGCGCGGCACAACGACAAGGCCTGGTTCAACGACAACCGGCATAAGTACGAGGAGCACGTGCGCCAGCCGTTCCTGCGCCTGATCACCGACCTGCAGCCGGACCTGGCCCAGGTCAGCGAACATTTCCGCGCCGACCCGCGCGGCGTCGGCGGCTCGCTGTTCCGCATCCATCGCGATGCGCGCTTCTCCCACGACAAATCGCCGTACAAGACCTGGCAGGGCGCGCGCCTGTTCCACGAGCGGCGCAAGCAGGTGCCGGCGCCCTCGTTCTACATCCACCTGCAGCCGGGCGAGAGCTTCGTCGGCGCCGGCCTGTGGCATCCGGAACCGGATACGCAGCGCAAGGTGCGCCAGTTCATCTTCGACAATCCCGGCAGCTGGAAGGCTGCCGCGCATGCGCCGAAGCTGCGCCGCCGCTTCGATTTCGAGGCCACGGAAGTGTTGGTGCGGCCGCCGCGCGGCTTCCCCGCCGAGTTCGAGTTCATCGACGACCTCAAGCACAAGAACTGGGTGTTCTGGCGCCAGCTCGACGATGCCACCATGACCGGGCCGAAACTGCGCGCGCTGGTGGCAGCCGACCTGCAGACGCTGGCCCCGTTCGTGGATTACCTGTGCGCGGCGCTGGATCTGGAATTCTGA
- a CDS encoding NAD kinase has protein sequence MPSSPRICFLASTAPAALAARDQLIARYGDHAPADADVLCALGGDGFMLQTLHRHGGLGKPVFGMKLGTVGFLMNQSLDDDLVARLAQAEPAKLRPLEMLAQTESGTTTGSLAYNEVSLLRQTRQAAHVSIDLNGQTRVDELICDGVMVATPAGSTAYNSSAHGPILPLGSHTLALTPIAPYRPRRWRGAILKADTEVRLRVLDPYKRPVSVTADSHETRDVVEVTIRESRDRLVTLLFDPEHNLEERILSEQFMV, from the coding sequence CTGCCATCTTCTCCCCGCATCTGTTTCCTCGCCAGTACGGCGCCGGCCGCGCTCGCGGCGCGCGATCAGCTGATCGCACGCTATGGCGACCACGCCCCGGCCGACGCCGACGTGCTGTGCGCGCTCGGCGGCGACGGCTTCATGCTGCAGACCCTGCACCGCCATGGCGGGCTGGGCAAACCGGTGTTCGGCATGAAGCTGGGCACCGTCGGTTTCCTGATGAACCAGTCGCTGGACGACGACCTGGTGGCGCGCCTGGCGCAGGCCGAGCCGGCCAAGCTGCGGCCGCTGGAGATGCTGGCGCAGACCGAGTCCGGCACCACCACCGGTTCGCTGGCCTACAACGAAGTCTCGCTGCTGCGGCAGACCCGCCAGGCCGCACACGTCAGCATCGACCTCAACGGCCAGACCCGCGTCGACGAACTGATCTGCGACGGGGTGATGGTGGCCACGCCGGCCGGCAGCACTGCCTACAATTCCTCGGCGCACGGCCCGATCCTGCCGCTGGGCTCGCACACGCTGGCGCTGACCCCGATCGCGCCGTACCGGCCGCGGCGCTGGCGCGGCGCGATCCTCAAGGCCGACACCGAAGTGCGTCTGCGCGTGCTCGATCCGTACAAGCGCCCGGTCAGCGTCACCGCCGATTCGCACGAAACCCGCGACGTGGTCGAAGTCACCATCCGCGAATCGCGCGACCGCCTGGTCACCCTGCTGTTCGATCCGGAGCACAACCTGGAGGAGCGGATCTTGAGCGAGCAATTTATGGTTTAG
- a CDS encoding 5'-nucleotidase — MSDNSPRLLTVAITSRALFDLEEGHALFEQQGVEAYSAYQREREDDVLAPGVAFPVVRKLLALNQGTPPETPPVEVILLSRNSADTGLRIFNSIQHYGLGIVRATFTSGEPTWPYVKPFGTDLFLSANPESVRRALSHGIAAATILPKPPGERAQEAAAAAGAIDSERLSTQLRIAFDGDAVIFGDEGERFSREQGVEAFGRHERENAREPLTGGPFRNFLSALHALQSAFPAGEASPIRTALVTARSAPAHERVIRTLREWGVRLDEALFLGGRHKGPFLQAFGADIFFDDSQHNIDSAARERVAAGHVPHGVANLIAKP; from the coding sequence ATGTCCGACAACTCCCCCCGCCTGCTGACCGTCGCGATCACCTCGCGTGCCCTGTTCGATCTGGAAGAGGGCCATGCCCTGTTCGAGCAGCAGGGCGTGGAGGCGTACAGCGCGTACCAGCGCGAGCGCGAGGACGATGTGCTGGCGCCGGGCGTGGCGTTTCCGGTGGTGCGCAAGCTGCTGGCGCTGAACCAGGGCACGCCGCCGGAGACGCCGCCGGTGGAGGTGATCCTGCTGTCGCGCAATTCCGCCGACACCGGGCTGCGCATCTTCAATTCGATCCAGCATTACGGGCTGGGCATCGTCCGCGCCACCTTCACCTCCGGCGAGCCGACCTGGCCGTACGTCAAGCCGTTCGGCACCGACCTGTTCCTGTCGGCCAATCCGGAATCGGTGCGGCGCGCGCTGAGCCACGGCATCGCCGCGGCCACGATCCTGCCCAAGCCGCCGGGCGAGCGTGCGCAGGAAGCCGCCGCGGCGGCCGGCGCGATCGATTCGGAGCGGCTGTCCACGCAGCTGCGCATCGCCTTCGACGGCGATGCGGTGATCTTCGGCGACGAAGGCGAGCGCTTTTCGCGCGAGCAGGGCGTGGAGGCGTTCGGCCGCCATGAGCGCGAGAACGCGCGCGAGCCGCTGACCGGCGGGCCGTTCCGCAATTTCCTGTCCGCGTTGCATGCGCTGCAGTCCGCGTTCCCGGCCGGCGAAGCCTCGCCGATCCGCACCGCGCTGGTCACCGCGCGTTCGGCGCCGGCGCACGAGCGGGTGATCCGCACGCTGCGCGAGTGGGGCGTGCGCCTGGACGAGGCGCTGTTCCTGGGCGGCCGCCACAAGGGGCCGTTCCTGCAGGCGTTCGGCGCCGACATCTTCTTCGACGATTCGCAGCACAACATCGACAGCGCCGCACGCGAGCGCGTGGCCGCCGGGCACGTGCCGCACGGCGTGGCCAACCTCATCGCCAAGCCGTGA
- the kynU gene encoding kynureninase, which yields MNEILTRTHATALDAADPLRELRREFLFPQHQGADQAYFVGNSLGLQPRGARAAVQEVLDKWSTLAVEGHFTGDTQWMTYHELLAAPLAQLVGALPHEVVAMNTLTVNLHLLMVSFYRPTRERPAILIEAGAFPSDQHAVASQIRFHGFDPATELIEVQPDGADGTVSLAAIERAIAEHGPRLALVLWPGVQYRTGQAFDLDAVARLARAAGAAVGFDLAHAVGNIPLTLHDTAPDFAVWCHYKYLNAGPGAVAGAFVHERHGHGDTPRFAGWWGHDKRTRFQMRPEFVAAPGAEGWQLSNPPILSMAPLRASLELFERAGFPALRRKSLQLTGYLETLIRARLAETLQILTPADPAQRGCQLSLRVAGGRERGRALFEYLQSVGVLGDWREPDVIRISPVPLYTRYRDVYRFVEEVETWAGV from the coding sequence ATGAACGAGATCCTGACCCGCACCCATGCCACCGCGCTTGACGCCGCCGACCCGCTGCGCGAGCTGCGCCGCGAATTCCTGTTCCCGCAGCACCAGGGCGCCGACCAGGCCTACTTCGTCGGCAATTCGCTCGGCCTGCAGCCGCGCGGCGCGCGCGCCGCGGTGCAGGAGGTGCTGGACAAATGGTCGACGCTGGCGGTGGAAGGCCACTTCACCGGCGACACGCAGTGGATGACCTACCACGAACTGCTGGCGGCGCCGCTGGCGCAGCTGGTCGGCGCGCTGCCACACGAAGTGGTGGCGATGAACACGCTGACGGTGAACCTGCACCTGCTGATGGTCAGCTTCTACCGCCCCACCCGCGAGCGCCCGGCGATCCTGATCGAGGCCGGCGCGTTCCCGTCCGACCAGCATGCGGTCGCCTCGCAGATCCGCTTCCACGGCTTCGATCCGGCCACCGAGCTGATCGAAGTGCAGCCAGACGGTGCCGACGGCACCGTGTCGCTGGCCGCGATCGAGCGTGCCATCGCCGAACACGGCCCGCGCCTGGCGCTGGTGCTGTGGCCGGGCGTGCAGTACCGCACCGGCCAGGCCTTCGACCTGGATGCGGTGGCGCGGCTGGCGCGCGCGGCCGGCGCCGCGGTCGGTTTCGATCTGGCGCATGCGGTCGGCAACATCCCGTTGACCCTGCACGACACCGCGCCCGATTTCGCGGTGTGGTGCCACTACAAGTACCTCAACGCCGGCCCCGGCGCGGTCGCCGGCGCCTTCGTGCACGAACGCCACGGCCACGGCGACACGCCGCGCTTCGCCGGCTGGTGGGGCCACGACAAGCGCACCCGCTTCCAGATGCGGCCGGAATTCGTCGCCGCGCCCGGGGCCGAGGGCTGGCAGCTGAGCAATCCGCCGATTCTGAGCATGGCGCCGCTGCGCGCGTCGCTGGAGCTGTTCGAGCGCGCCGGCTTCCCGGCGCTGCGGCGCAAGTCGCTGCAGCTCACCGGCTATCTGGAAACGCTGATCCGCGCGCGCCTGGCCGAGACCCTGCAGATCCTCACCCCGGCCGATCCGGCGCAACGCGGCTGCCAACTGTCGCTGCGCGTGGCCGGCGGCCGCGAACGCGGCCGTGCGCTGTTCGAGTACCTGCAATCGGTCGGCGTGCTCGGCGACTGGCGCGAGCCGGACGTGATCCGGATCAGCCCGGTGCCGCTGTACACCCGCTATCGCGACGTCTACCGCTTCGTCGAAGAAGTGGAAACCTGGGCCGGCGTCTGA
- a CDS encoding transferase translates to MSAASGGSGGAGGRWATLRQLLRPGRAQTQALRPGRPYVERGWRYTSLQFKGEVTQSRMLTWWPHVLEVGYTRSMLGALLLRPQPHRIGIVGLGGGSQAKFCYRHLPQAQIEAIEADADVLALRDAFQIPADDARFQALHGDGARLLPQRRGRYDLLLLDAYDADGIPAALRSRGFYEDCHAALTPGGVLAVNLYDTDTRQHVAHLRKVFGGRVLRMDEPELDNHIVFAWTGDVRALDARAALARLPWSARWQLRPTFRRLQRAFETTAWRR, encoded by the coding sequence GTGAGCGCGGCCTCCGGCGGCAGCGGCGGCGCAGGCGGTCGCTGGGCCACGCTGCGCCAGCTGCTGCGGCCGGGCCGCGCGCAGACGCAGGCGCTGCGCCCGGGGCGGCCGTATGTGGAACGCGGCTGGCGCTACACCAGCCTGCAGTTCAAGGGCGAGGTAACGCAGAGCCGGATGCTCACCTGGTGGCCGCACGTGCTGGAGGTGGGCTACACCCGCAGCATGCTCGGCGCGCTGTTGCTGCGCCCGCAGCCGCACCGCATCGGCATCGTCGGCCTGGGCGGCGGTTCGCAGGCAAAATTCTGCTACCGGCACCTGCCGCAGGCGCAGATCGAGGCGATCGAGGCCGATGCCGACGTGCTGGCGTTGCGCGATGCCTTCCAGATCCCGGCCGACGACGCACGGTTCCAGGCGCTGCACGGCGACGGCGCGCGCCTGTTGCCGCAACGCCGCGGCCGCTACGACCTGCTGTTGCTCGATGCCTACGATGCCGACGGCATCCCGGCGGCCTTGCGCTCCCGCGGTTTCTATGAGGATTGCCATGCCGCGCTGACGCCCGGTGGCGTGCTGGCGGTGAACCTGTACGACACCGACACCCGCCAGCACGTGGCGCACCTGCGCAAGGTCTTCGGCGGCCGCGTGCTGCGCATGGACGAGCCGGAGCTGGACAACCACATCGTGTTCGCCTGGACCGGCGATGTGCGGGCGCTGGATGCGCGCGCCGCGCTGGCGCGCCTGCCGTGGTCGGCGCGCTGGCAGTTGCGGCCGACGTTCCGGCGCCTGCAGCGGGCATTCGAGACGACCGCCTGGCGCCGCTGA
- the sbcB gene encoding exodeoxyribonuclease I, with the protein MPDSFLFYDLETFGADPRRTRIAQFAAVRTDAALNVVEEPISFFVQPADDLLPSPIATLITGITPQQALRDGVNEADAFARIAEQMARPQTCTLGYNSLRFDDEFVRHGLFRNFHDPYEREWRNGNSRWDLLDMLRLMHALRPDGVVWPQRDDGATSFKLEQLALANGVRDGDAHEALSDVYATIGMARLFRERQPRLWDYALKLRDKRFCGGLLDIVAMQPVLHVSMRYPAARLCAAPVLPLARHPRIDSRVLVFDLEGDIEPLLRYTPEQIADRLYTPQADLPEGEQRIPLKEVHLNKAPALVAWSHLRDPDFARLQLDPAQILAKAARLREAGPALAEKVRRVFGNERASATPDVDASLYDGFLADTDKRAMAQVRATPPAQLAPLESGFRDPRLPELLFRYRARNWPQTLSIVEQSRWDDYRRQRLHGDSGLSELGFDGYYAQLADLRLAHSDDATKQALLDQLAAWGQDLQRTL; encoded by the coding sequence ATGCCCGACAGCTTTCTCTTCTACGACCTGGAAACCTTCGGTGCCGATCCGCGGCGCACGCGCATCGCGCAGTTCGCGGCGGTGCGTACCGATGCGGCTCTGAACGTGGTCGAGGAGCCGATCAGTTTCTTCGTGCAGCCGGCCGACGACCTGCTGCCCTCGCCGATCGCCACGCTGATCACCGGCATCACGCCGCAGCAGGCGCTGCGCGACGGGGTCAACGAGGCCGACGCGTTCGCACGCATCGCCGAGCAGATGGCGCGGCCGCAGACCTGCACCCTGGGCTACAACTCGCTGCGCTTCGACGACGAGTTCGTCCGCCACGGCCTGTTCCGCAACTTCCACGATCCCTACGAACGCGAGTGGCGCAACGGCAACTCGCGCTGGGACCTGCTGGACATGCTGCGGCTGATGCACGCGCTGCGTCCGGACGGCGTGGTCTGGCCGCAGCGCGACGACGGCGCCACCTCGTTCAAGCTGGAGCAGCTGGCGCTGGCCAACGGCGTGCGCGACGGCGACGCGCACGAGGCGCTGTCCGACGTCTACGCCACCATCGGCATGGCACGGCTGTTCCGCGAGCGGCAGCCGCGGCTGTGGGACTACGCGCTGAAACTGCGCGACAAGCGCTTCTGCGGCGGCCTGCTCGACATCGTGGCGATGCAGCCGGTGCTGCACGTGTCGATGCGCTATCCGGCCGCACGCCTGTGCGCGGCGCCGGTGCTGCCGCTGGCGCGGCATCCACGGATCGACAGCCGGGTGCTGGTGTTCGACCTGGAGGGCGATATCGAACCGCTGCTGCGCTACACCCCGGAGCAGATCGCCGACCGCCTGTACACGCCGCAGGCCGACCTGCCCGAGGGCGAGCAGCGCATCCCGTTGAAGGAAGTGCATCTGAACAAGGCGCCGGCGCTGGTCGCCTGGTCGCATCTGCGCGATCCGGATTTCGCCCGCCTGCAGCTCGACCCGGCGCAGATCCTGGCCAAGGCCGCGCGCCTGCGCGAGGCCGGGCCGGCACTGGCCGAGAAGGTCCGCCGTGTGTTCGGCAACGAACGCGCGTCCGCCACGCCCGACGTGGACGCCTCGCTGTACGACGGCTTCCTGGCCGACACCGACAAGCGTGCGATGGCGCAGGTGCGGGCGACCCCGCCGGCGCAGCTGGCGCCGCTGGAATCGGGCTTCCGCGATCCGCGCCTGCCCGAGCTGCTGTTCCGCTACCGCGCACGCAACTGGCCGCAGACGCTGTCCATCGTCGAACAGAGCCGCTGGGACGACTACCGCCGCCAGCGCCTGCACGGCGACAGCGGCCTGTCCGAACTGGGTTTCGACGGCTACTACGCGCAGCTCGCCGATTTACGTCTGGCTCACTCCGATGATGCTACCAAGCAAGCCCTGCTCGATCAGCTGGCCGCTTGGGGCCAGGACCTGCAACGCACCCTATGA
- a CDS encoding DUF2939 domain-containing protein: protein MKKWLALLFLALLALGGYVVAGPYLAIRGISQALEQRDAAALERYVDFPTLRVNLKAQVDDALLRRAGPDLQAGLFGGALLSLAGSVSGMGVDAMVTPAGIGALLQGDALWKRASGDTVGGDTYAAPRPPQPLRQAEHRFESTSRFVATIHTADGTAVPCVFTREGLRWKLSNILLPL from the coding sequence ATGAAGAAATGGCTGGCCCTGCTGTTCCTCGCCCTGCTCGCGCTTGGCGGCTATGTCGTCGCCGGGCCTTACCTGGCGATCCGCGGCATCAGCCAGGCGCTGGAACAGCGCGATGCGGCGGCGCTGGAGCGCTACGTCGACTTCCCCACCCTGCGGGTCAATCTGAAGGCGCAGGTGGACGACGCGCTGCTGCGCCGCGCCGGGCCGGACCTGCAGGCCGGCCTGTTCGGCGGCGCGCTGCTGTCGCTGGCCGGCAGCGTCAGCGGCATGGGCGTGGATGCGATGGTCACCCCGGCCGGGATCGGCGCCTTGCTGCAGGGCGACGCGCTATGGAAGCGCGCCAGCGGCGACACCGTGGGCGGCGACACCTACGCCGCACCGCGCCCGCCGCAGCCGCTGCGCCAGGCCGAACACCGCTTCGAATCGACCTCGCGCTTCGTCGCCACCATCCACACCGCCGACGGTACCGCGGTGCCCTGCGTCTTCACCCGCGAGGGGTTGCGCTGGAAGCTCAGCAACATCCTGCTGCCGCTGTAG